A single genomic interval of Stieleria maiorica harbors:
- a CDS encoding sulfatase: MRFSLPLLTKPLLLTISALFFTPLVAADDTSKPPNILFVLTDDQGWTSLGCYGNRHVATPNLDRLAEQGMRLTDAYVMPQCTPTRAGLLTGEHTARNQMWHVIGWYGTPWARVTEPMFREHLDPSQCRLPQRLRQAGYRTGMAGKWHLTNNQHGFYTYLRQPSGDTFGFDDVAPPGEGSQNEGDKWVDHLTDAACEFIRANRDRPWFYYLAHHTLHNKVSAPPELVQKHRSQGAPEVGLQNATYLAAIEHLDNSIGRLMEQLDELELADNTLFVFLSDNGGIKNQYNLPEWDGAPLSGSVPLTIKEQQFDNAPLREGKGSVYEGGIRVPCIVRWPRAIRPGTVSSTPIHIVDWYPTLCRAAGIDLDEPTDGIDLLPVFKKQSVPERSLFWYLPLYDLRWASTPSAVIRRGDWKLIHYFGDWYDAEQAYHIGARSELYNLANDLGESQNLARTHPQRTSRLRDELLQWIRDMGAEVPMLNPHYDPSKALKETKEKQPWNG, translated from the coding sequence TTGCGATTCTCTCTGCCGCTTTTAACGAAACCCCTACTGCTGACCATTTCGGCCCTTTTCTTCACTCCGTTGGTCGCCGCGGATGACACGTCAAAACCGCCAAACATTCTGTTCGTGCTGACCGACGACCAGGGCTGGACATCGCTGGGCTGCTACGGCAACCGGCATGTCGCCACGCCCAACCTGGATCGACTGGCCGAACAGGGGATGCGATTGACCGATGCCTACGTGATGCCCCAGTGCACTCCCACCCGTGCCGGGTTGTTGACGGGCGAACACACCGCACGCAATCAGATGTGGCACGTCATCGGCTGGTACGGGACTCCCTGGGCACGCGTCACTGAACCGATGTTTCGTGAACACCTCGATCCGTCGCAATGTCGGCTTCCCCAGCGTCTGCGTCAGGCGGGCTATCGAACCGGGATGGCCGGAAAATGGCACCTGACCAACAACCAGCACGGATTCTACACCTACCTAAGACAACCTTCCGGGGACACGTTCGGCTTCGATGACGTTGCACCACCGGGCGAGGGTTCACAAAACGAAGGCGACAAGTGGGTCGACCACCTGACCGACGCAGCCTGCGAATTCATCCGGGCCAATCGCGACCGTCCCTGGTTCTACTATCTGGCCCATCACACGCTGCACAATAAAGTCTCCGCTCCCCCGGAGTTGGTCCAAAAGCATCGCAGCCAAGGTGCCCCCGAGGTCGGCTTGCAAAACGCGACCTATCTGGCTGCGATCGAGCATCTGGACAATTCGATCGGTCGGCTGATGGAACAGCTCGACGAGTTGGAATTGGCCGACAACACCCTGTTCGTTTTCCTCAGCGACAACGGGGGCATCAAGAACCAGTACAACTTGCCGGAGTGGGATGGGGCACCGCTCAGCGGCAGCGTGCCGCTGACGATCAAAGAACAACAATTCGACAACGCACCGCTGCGTGAAGGAAAGGGCTCGGTTTACGAAGGCGGCATTCGTGTTCCTTGTATCGTCCGTTGGCCCAGGGCCATTCGGCCTGGGACGGTCAGCAGCACGCCGATTCACATCGTCGATTGGTACCCGACACTTTGCCGTGCCGCCGGAATCGATCTTGACGAGCCCACCGACGGGATCGATCTGCTGCCGGTCTTCAAAAAACAGTCTGTCCCCGAGCGTTCGCTGTTCTGGTACCTGCCGCTGTATGATCTGCGTTGGGCGTCGACCCCGTCGGCCGTGATCCGCCGCGGCGATTGGAAGCTGATCCACTACTTCGGTGATTGGTACGATGCGGAACAGGCCTACCACATCGGGGCGCGAAGCGAGCTGTACAACTTGGCCAATGATCTGGGCGAATCGCAGAATTTGGCCCGGACGCATCCGCAGCGGACATCGCGACTGCGGGACGAACTGCTGCAGTGGATTCGCGACATGGGTGCGGAGGTGCCGATGCTGAATCCGCATTATGATCCGTCCAAGGCGCTGAAAGAGACCAAGGAGAAGCAACCCTGGAACGGGTAG
- the trpE gene encoding anthranilate synthase component I: MHHPTPDEFAALATEHDFVPVYRRLLSDALTPVTAFRRLDRSAEGSGGAAGGACLFESVIGGEKVGRYSFLAAAPSLRFSATRNEVTVTDLTGGGEPETFTDPDPLNAFRAYFRNSVAEIDELPPFVGGAIGYAGYDVVRYVEHLPDAPTDDRGLPDLDFAFYHTLCVFDHVDKTVTVVSLADCRDVDNHDDAARALAAAAADVDQTIEKLSQSNGAQEIRTGAWDEAVWREAAKKTPLEITSNFTRESFCKAVRECVEYIRAGDIFQVVPSQRMAVKTDVDPLEIYRSLRVVNPSPFMFYLRTPETVLVGCSPEIMCRVEDSVVTVRPLAGTRKRGRTEKEDKALEQELLADPKERAEHVMLVDLGRNDVGRVAQFGSIELTEVMVVERYSHVMHISSEVQGKLREGLDAFDALKAALPAGTVSGAPKVRAMEVIDSIEPHRRGPYAGAVGWIDYRGNMDTCIALRTMVVKDETVYVQAGCGVVADSDPDAEYDETINKARALITAIELTVQRLSERQ, translated from the coding sequence ATGCACCACCCGACCCCCGACGAATTTGCCGCCTTGGCCACCGAGCACGATTTCGTCCCCGTGTATCGTCGATTGTTGAGCGACGCCTTAACCCCGGTGACAGCATTTCGCCGACTGGACCGATCCGCCGAGGGCAGCGGCGGGGCGGCCGGCGGAGCGTGTTTGTTTGAAAGTGTCATCGGCGGCGAGAAGGTCGGCCGTTACAGTTTTTTGGCCGCCGCACCCTCGCTGCGTTTTTCGGCCACGCGAAACGAGGTCACCGTGACCGATTTGACCGGTGGGGGGGAGCCGGAAACGTTCACCGATCCCGACCCGCTGAACGCGTTCCGCGCCTACTTCCGCAACTCCGTCGCCGAGATCGATGAACTGCCGCCCTTTGTCGGCGGGGCGATCGGCTATGCCGGCTACGATGTCGTCCGCTATGTTGAACACCTGCCCGACGCGCCGACGGACGATCGCGGGCTGCCCGATTTGGACTTCGCGTTCTACCACACGTTGTGCGTTTTTGATCACGTCGACAAGACCGTCACGGTTGTCTCGCTGGCCGATTGTCGCGACGTCGACAACCACGACGACGCCGCGCGGGCCTTGGCCGCGGCGGCGGCCGATGTCGACCAAACCATCGAAAAACTTTCACAATCCAACGGCGCCCAAGAGATCCGCACCGGGGCCTGGGACGAAGCCGTCTGGCGAGAAGCGGCGAAGAAGACCCCCCTGGAAATCACGTCCAACTTCACCCGTGAATCGTTCTGCAAGGCGGTCCGCGAGTGTGTCGAGTACATCCGCGCCGGCGACATCTTTCAGGTCGTCCCCAGCCAGCGGATGGCCGTGAAAACCGACGTCGACCCCTTGGAGATCTATCGTTCGCTGCGGGTGGTCAATCCCAGCCCGTTCATGTTTTACCTGCGAACCCCCGAGACCGTTCTGGTGGGGTGTTCGCCGGAGATCATGTGCCGCGTCGAAGACTCCGTCGTCACCGTCCGCCCCTTGGCCGGAACCCGCAAACGCGGACGCACCGAAAAAGAAGACAAGGCGCTCGAGCAGGAATTGTTGGCCGATCCCAAAGAACGCGCCGAACACGTCATGTTGGTCGACCTGGGACGCAACGACGTCGGCCGTGTCGCCCAGTTCGGCAGCATCGAATTGACCGAAGTGATGGTCGTCGAACGCTACAGCCACGTGATGCACATCAGCAGCGAAGTCCAGGGAAAACTGCGTGAGGGCTTGGATGCCTTCGATGCACTCAAAGCGGCATTGCCGGCCGGAACGGTTTCGGGCGCCCCGAAGGTTCGCGCGATGGAGGTCATCGATTCGATCGAACCGCATCGCCGAGGCCCCTACGCCGGCGCCGTCGGCTGGATCGACTATCGCGGCAACATGGACACCTGCATCGCGCTACGGACGATGGTCGTCAAAGACGAAACGGTTTATGTGCAAGCCGGTTGTGGCGTCGTCGCCGACAGTGATCCCGACGCCGAATACGACGAAACCATCAATAAAGCCCGGGCACTGATCACCGCCATCGAACTGACCGTGCAGCGACTCTCCGAGCGCCAGTGA
- a CDS encoding SOS response-associated peptidase: MCGRINLRTPAAAWTQTFLPLWSEDEVAAKAAEYETGPRYNIAPTQNVSCIRAGEDPRRQWVMLRWGLVPPWADDLAIGNRMINARSETAHEKPSFKKAFASRRCLIPADGYYEWMKTPDGKQPYLIERSDGGVLALAGLWERNRKISGDDRAIETFTILTTAANDTTRSIHDRMPVILDVEGQAAWLDADLDDPSSLGDLMRPAPDDLLTAFPVSKIVNSPRNDVPECVERIEPPEDPPKQGDLF; this comes from the coding sequence GTGTGTGGTCGTATCAACCTTCGCACTCCCGCCGCCGCCTGGACGCAGACTTTCCTGCCGCTGTGGAGCGAGGACGAGGTTGCCGCCAAAGCGGCTGAATACGAAACCGGCCCGCGGTACAACATCGCACCGACACAAAACGTGTCCTGCATCCGTGCCGGCGAGGACCCACGGCGCCAGTGGGTGATGCTGCGTTGGGGGCTGGTTCCGCCCTGGGCCGATGATTTGGCGATCGGCAATCGGATGATCAACGCGCGCAGCGAAACCGCGCATGAGAAACCGTCCTTTAAAAAAGCCTTCGCAAGCCGCCGCTGTTTAATCCCGGCTGACGGCTATTACGAATGGATGAAGACGCCCGACGGCAAGCAACCTTATTTGATCGAGCGGTCCGATGGCGGAGTGTTGGCGTTGGCCGGATTGTGGGAGCGCAATCGCAAGATCAGTGGCGACGACCGGGCCATCGAAACGTTTACGATCCTGACCACCGCGGCCAACGACACGACGCGCTCCATTCATGATCGCATGCCCGTGATTCTGGATGTCGAAGGCCAAGCGGCATGGCTCGATGCCGACCTCGACGATCCGAGTTCGCTCGGCGACCTGATGCGACCGGCGCCCGATGATCTGCTGACCGCGTTTCCTGTGTCCAAGATCGTCAACAGCCCCCGGAACGACGTCCCCGAGTGTGTCGAACGAATCGAACCGCCGGAGGATCCACCCAAGCAGGGCGATTTGTTTTAG
- a CDS encoding serine/threonine-protein kinase has translation MQIECPHCCAKLQLGKPKPGRYKPKCKRCGEEFLIQVGSEAPPRVRVGKLKPAASSRSRRDAPTVAEPRTADAAQAVGQTVAAEQTVDQTVDQDHSSVSSPAVKISAGTAAQLKDAPSGGPAPSGDESDDKDAATGPPSRLGGYRIIRMLGRGAMGAVYQAKQVSLDRDVALKTIRTRLTENPASLARFTREAYAAAQLAHHNVVQIYDFGEDDGQLYFSMEWIRGGSLGDLVRDKGSLDPKLAATYILQAARGLQFAHRSGMVHRDVKPANLLLSEDGVVKVADLGLVKVPDQIDPESSGEELSYSGLQSGTQVTMQGTAIGTPAYMAPEQSADATAVDHRADIYSLGCSLFYLLAGRSPYAATEISEVIQQHAHAALPDLAEIQPRVPQPLCQIVARAMAKRPSDRYGSLAEMIDDLQSFLGVESLMGFSPSREQADRWEILAERYAKTQLVKRFSGKLFVALAAAAVLITLASPLISLQVFLLGPVMLVTACIVAVVLATTTEQSAIADHVRRWLGTLSWIEIGIASLASLILCLALVVLAAGLWIGAVLGLILGAGIGAGYHFAVTVTAAKAGKPTLEEARRFVRDLRIEGAEEEGLRDFLARYAGAGWQSIYEALFGYDALAEKRRRLSIDVSFDGPTESRSLRDRLCKALDRRANQKRQAADRKKLAQLEQRSLISQGVSAAQAREQSWQMASAIMETAHQTVEQSGKDERVIADVKRKRIKAMLADARSGRYKRPRDRYAALKFAFSGVSRLLAGCLLLAVFAFAAQSVDLFGEEVIRSVRSGDFDLQTVAGAVTTDALGQSTSLWSVGIAGALLCLSAFVSGWRMTPFAVVATIVILFGANLGLPGVGPAPAWIVAAAVGLVIYLPGVVYGERDMR, from the coding sequence ATGCAGATCGAATGCCCACACTGCTGTGCGAAGCTGCAACTGGGGAAGCCCAAACCGGGCCGCTACAAGCCGAAGTGCAAACGGTGCGGGGAAGAGTTTCTGATCCAGGTCGGCAGCGAAGCCCCGCCGCGGGTGCGGGTCGGCAAACTCAAACCGGCGGCCAGTTCACGGTCGAGGCGCGACGCGCCAACGGTCGCTGAACCACGGACCGCAGACGCGGCGCAAGCAGTGGGGCAAACCGTGGCGGCCGAGCAAACGGTTGACCAGACCGTTGATCAGGATCACTCGTCCGTATCGTCGCCTGCGGTAAAGATTTCTGCCGGCACCGCCGCCCAACTCAAAGACGCGCCCTCCGGCGGTCCTGCCCCCAGTGGCGATGAATCCGACGACAAAGACGCCGCAACCGGGCCGCCATCGCGACTGGGCGGCTATCGCATCATCCGCATGCTCGGCCGCGGCGCGATGGGGGCGGTCTATCAAGCCAAACAGGTGTCGCTGGACCGTGACGTCGCGCTCAAAACCATTCGCACGCGGCTGACCGAAAATCCCGCCTCGCTGGCACGATTCACCCGTGAAGCCTATGCGGCGGCCCAGCTTGCGCATCACAACGTGGTCCAGATCTACGACTTCGGCGAAGACGACGGCCAACTGTACTTTTCGATGGAGTGGATCCGTGGCGGGTCACTCGGCGATCTGGTCCGCGACAAGGGCAGCCTGGATCCCAAACTGGCGGCGACCTACATCTTGCAGGCCGCGCGTGGATTGCAATTCGCCCACCGAAGCGGGATGGTTCATCGCGATGTCAAACCGGCCAACTTGCTGCTTAGCGAAGACGGCGTCGTTAAGGTCGCGGATCTAGGGCTGGTGAAGGTCCCCGACCAGATCGATCCCGAATCCTCCGGCGAAGAACTCTCCTACAGCGGGCTTCAAAGCGGCACCCAAGTAACGATGCAAGGCACGGCGATCGGGACGCCGGCTTACATGGCCCCCGAACAAAGCGCCGACGCCACCGCGGTCGACCACCGCGCCGACATCTACTCCCTCGGCTGCAGCCTGTTCTATCTGCTGGCCGGTCGTTCGCCTTACGCGGCAACCGAAATCTCCGAGGTGATCCAGCAACACGCCCACGCGGCGCTGCCGGATCTGGCCGAAATCCAACCGCGCGTCCCCCAGCCCCTGTGCCAGATCGTCGCCCGGGCCATGGCCAAGCGTCCCAGTGACCGCTACGGATCGTTGGCCGAAATGATCGATGACTTGCAGTCGTTCCTGGGCGTCGAATCGCTGATGGGGTTCTCTCCCTCGCGCGAGCAGGCCGATCGTTGGGAAATCCTTGCCGAGCGTTATGCAAAAACACAACTTGTCAAACGATTCTCCGGCAAGTTGTTCGTCGCGTTGGCCGCCGCCGCGGTGTTGATCACATTAGCATCGCCACTGATTTCGTTACAGGTGTTCTTGCTGGGCCCCGTCATGCTGGTGACGGCCTGCATCGTCGCGGTTGTGTTGGCGACGACGACCGAGCAGAGCGCGATCGCCGATCACGTTCGCCGCTGGTTGGGTACGTTGTCTTGGATCGAAATCGGCATTGCGTCGCTGGCGTCGTTGATATTGTGTTTGGCATTGGTGGTGCTGGCCGCCGGGTTGTGGATCGGAGCGGTGCTGGGATTGATCCTGGGAGCGGGCATCGGAGCCGGCTATCACTTTGCCGTGACGGTGACGGCTGCCAAGGCGGGCAAGCCGACGTTGGAGGAAGCACGCCGGTTCGTACGTGATTTACGAATCGAAGGCGCCGAGGAAGAAGGGTTGCGTGACTTTCTGGCACGCTATGCCGGTGCGGGCTGGCAATCGATCTATGAGGCACTGTTCGGTTACGACGCCCTGGCTGAAAAACGCCGTCGGTTGTCCATCGATGTGTCCTTTGACGGACCGACCGAGAGCCGCTCGCTGCGAGACCGGCTGTGTAAGGCGTTGGATCGAAGGGCCAACCAGAAACGCCAGGCGGCCGACCGCAAAAAATTGGCTCAGCTGGAACAACGGTCGTTGATCAGCCAGGGCGTCAGCGCCGCCCAGGCCCGAGAGCAGAGCTGGCAAATGGCGTCGGCGATCATGGAAACCGCGCACCAGACCGTGGAGCAATCCGGCAAAGACGAACGGGTGATCGCCGACGTCAAGCGGAAACGGATCAAAGCGATGTTGGCCGACGCGAGAAGCGGTCGCTACAAACGCCCTCGCGATCGCTACGCCGCCTTGAAATTCGCCTTTTCCGGTGTCTCACGTCTGCTGGCCGGGTGTCTGTTGCTGGCCGTGTTTGCGTTTGCCGCACAAAGTGTGGACCTGTTCGGCGAAGAAGTGATTCGAAGCGTGCGAAGCGGCGACTTCGACTTGCAGACCGTTGCCGGTGCTGTCACGACCGATGCGCTCGGCCAATCCACCAGTTTATGGTCGGTCGGGATCGCGGGGGCGTTGCTGTGTTTGTCGGCGTTTGTGTCCGGGTGGAGGATGACGCCGTTTGCCGTGGTGGCGACGATTGTGATTCTGTTTGGTGCCAATCTGGGTTTGCCCGGCGTCGGTCCGGCACCGGCCTGGATAGTCGCCGCCGCGGTCGGTTTGGTGATCTATCTGCCCGGTGTGGTGTACGGCGAAAGGGACATGCGATAA
- a CDS encoding ATP-grasp domain-containing protein gives MNARNIDLVIVGGESDPNTQRIVDQAHLRGVDYFFWDTDRPAARQIAWDFESPEIDFGDVALRPAGMFLRFNVFDSDEVRNHAAYDVAESFALAWPQIRLLNRSTTGDGNNKSRNLVRARGCGMVIPQTTVLGELSPLHNVPDPDAKIIKPLSGGDHAYIAAGVIEDPARLAGLAPQFVQERLEGENLRVFSIGGKLHAFHLQTTQVDYRTDDDVVVRAIEVPQGIVASIHRLVGQIGFNYCALDFRCRKGFDDPVFLEINSFPMFVAFDDACENRLADAILEFLV, from the coding sequence ATGAACGCACGGAACATCGACCTGGTGATCGTCGGCGGTGAATCCGACCCCAACACGCAACGCATCGTCGACCAGGCTCACTTGCGCGGCGTCGACTATTTTTTCTGGGACACCGATCGGCCCGCCGCACGGCAGATCGCCTGGGACTTTGAATCGCCGGAGATCGATTTCGGCGACGTGGCGTTGCGGCCGGCGGGGATGTTCTTGCGGTTCAACGTCTTCGATTCCGACGAAGTCCGAAATCATGCGGCGTACGACGTTGCCGAATCGTTCGCGCTGGCCTGGCCCCAAATTCGATTGCTCAACCGCAGCACGACCGGTGACGGTAACAACAAGTCACGCAATCTGGTCCGTGCCCGCGGTTGTGGGATGGTGATCCCGCAAACCACCGTCCTGGGTGAACTGTCGCCGCTTCACAACGTTCCTGATCCCGACGCCAAGATTATCAAACCGCTGTCCGGTGGCGACCACGCTTACATCGCCGCAGGCGTCATCGAGGATCCCGCGCGGCTTGCCGGGCTTGCGCCGCAATTCGTCCAAGAACGGCTCGAAGGCGAGAACCTGCGTGTCTTTTCGATCGGCGGCAAACTGCATGCGTTTCATTTGCAAACGACCCAAGTTGATTACCGAACCGATGACGACGTGGTCGTCCGCGCGATCGAGGTTCCCCAAGGAATCGTCGCATCGATTCATCGGCTGGTCGGGCAGATCGGATTCAATTATTGCGCGCTCGACTTTCGCTGTCGCAAGGGCTTTGACGACCCCGTGTTCCTGGAAATTAACTCGTTCCCGATGTTCGTGGCCTTTGACGACGCCTGTGAGAATCGGCTCGCGGACGCCATTTTGGAGTTTTTGGTCTAA
- a CDS encoding ECF-type sigma factor has protein sequence MNQPQNDVSVMLRELGRGNDSVKEQLFEQLQSELRQMASALMRRERGDHTLQATALVNEACIRLLDSDAIGNATDRRYFFAAANRAMRQILIDHARRRNTTKRGGDYQRGSLDVVLENFETSNGCRFEDLEASLEVLEKDSPRQREVVELRFFSGLSIPETAEVLGVSEGTVERDWRLARAKLYQQLREE, from the coding sequence ATGAATCAGCCCCAAAACGACGTCTCCGTGATGCTGCGCGAACTCGGACGCGGCAACGACTCGGTCAAAGAACAACTGTTCGAACAACTTCAAAGCGAGTTGCGGCAAATGGCGTCCGCGTTGATGCGACGTGAGCGGGGGGACCATACCTTGCAAGCCACCGCGCTGGTCAACGAAGCCTGCATTCGGTTGCTCGATTCCGATGCGATCGGCAACGCCACCGACCGGCGTTATTTCTTCGCCGCCGCCAACCGAGCGATGCGACAAATCCTGATCGACCACGCCCGGCGGCGCAACACGACCAAACGCGGCGGTGATTATCAACGCGGATCATTGGATGTCGTGCTGGAGAATTTCGAAACCAGCAACGGATGTCGGTTTGAGGACCTGGAGGCGTCGCTGGAGGTGCTGGAAAAAGACTCGCCACGGCAACGCGAGGTCGTCGAGCTGCGGTTCTTCTCCGGATTGTCGATCCCCGAGACCGCCGAAGTCCTGGGCGTCAGCGAAGGGACCGTCGAACGCGATTGGCGATTGGCCCGTGCCAAGTTGTATCAGCAACTTCGTGAGGAGTAG
- a CDS encoding UvrB/UvrC motif-containing protein, with protein sequence MKCQFCEKPATFHITELTEPVGPQVMHLCEEHAKGFLNKEASPPMTAIASALAKQLGGQSGDALEELDQKECPVCGISFFEFRNSGRLGCPYDYTHFESDLRPLLINVHDKTEHVGKKPTRSAGTADSLAKMIGLRREMEEAIEREDYERASEIRDEIKAMEDPIAPPSTSSDTQS encoded by the coding sequence ATGAAGTGCCAATTCTGTGAAAAACCGGCCACATTTCACATCACTGAACTGACCGAGCCGGTCGGTCCGCAGGTGATGCACTTGTGTGAAGAGCACGCCAAGGGGTTTTTGAATAAAGAAGCCAGTCCGCCGATGACCGCGATCGCCTCGGCCCTGGCCAAGCAGCTCGGCGGCCAATCCGGCGACGCGTTGGAGGAACTGGACCAGAAGGAGTGTCCGGTTTGTGGCATCAGCTTTTTCGAATTTCGTAACAGCGGTCGCCTCGGGTGCCCCTACGATTACACCCACTTCGAATCCGATCTCCGCCCGCTGTTGATCAACGTTCACGACAAGACCGAACATGTGGGCAAGAAACCCACCCGCTCGGCGGGAACGGCCGACTCGTTGGCCAAAATGATCGGCCTGAGGCGTGAGATGGAGGAAGCCATCGAACGCGAAGACTATGAGCGGGCTTCGGAAATCCGCGACGAAATCAAGGCGATGGAAGACCCGATCGCCCCACCATCCACCTCCTCGGATACCCAATCGTGA
- the deoC gene encoding deoxyribose-phosphate aldolase: protein MAEFEYHDVAKMIDHSLLNPTLTTDDLEAGIQLALAYDVASVCIMPYYMKTCAERLAGSTVKASTTIGFPHGGHTTAIKCAEAERAIADGCEELDMVVNISKVLSGDWDYVREEVKQIVDIAHAAGQKVKVIFENSYLNDDQKIRLCQICSEVNADWVKTSTGYGSGGATQEDLKLMREHSADHVQVKAAGGVRDLDALLAVRAIGVTRCGASRTAEILGEARKRLGMPEIAATASDNSGY from the coding sequence ATGGCTGAATTTGAATATCATGACGTCGCCAAGATGATCGACCATTCGTTGCTCAATCCCACGCTGACCACCGACGACTTGGAAGCGGGCATCCAGCTGGCGCTGGCCTATGACGTCGCCAGCGTCTGCATCATGCCGTACTACATGAAGACCTGTGCCGAACGACTGGCCGGCAGCACCGTCAAAGCATCGACAACGATCGGGTTTCCGCACGGCGGGCACACCACGGCGATCAAGTGTGCCGAAGCCGAACGGGCGATCGCCGACGGCTGCGAAGAACTGGACATGGTCGTCAATATCTCCAAAGTCCTCAGCGGCGACTGGGACTACGTGCGCGAGGAGGTCAAACAGATCGTTGACATCGCGCATGCGGCCGGTCAAAAGGTAAAGGTGATCTTCGAAAACTCCTACCTGAACGACGACCAAAAAATCCGTCTGTGTCAGATTTGCAGCGAAGTGAATGCCGACTGGGTCAAGACGTCGACCGGTTATGGCAGCGGCGGTGCGACGCAAGAGGATTTGAAACTGATGCGCGAACATTCCGCCGACCACGTGCAAGTCAAAGCGGCCGGCGGCGTTCGAGACCTGGATGCGCTGTTGGCCGTCCGCGCGATCGGGGTGACCCGGTGTGGCGCCAGCCGAACCGCCGAAATCCTTGGGGAGGCCCGCAAGCGATTAGGGATGCCGGAAATCGCGGCAACCGCATCGGACAACTCCGGCTATTGA
- a CDS encoding TrkH family potassium uptake protein, whose product MSFSLPFAFPVLANRTHLPAAEAMERDGIRGLVLSMAISMLIGAVLLVSGRGNRGKPLFRKEAMAVVGLSWVMATVLGALPYYLSGTEIAADQPITFIEAMFESQSGFSTTGATVLTDLENPTAVPHCILFWRSWTHFLGGLGIVVLFVAILGQGSAGKAMVRAEMPGPSKEGSMPRMQHTALVFAGIYCGLNAILTVIYMAEGMTLFDGLCHAFGTMATGGFSTYNRSLGGFDSPLIEYTTIVFMILAGTNFTLLYLALVGGPRRLIEDVEFQTFVGIIAGLSGCILFFGMRAGDVGFESLGQGFRNGLFQVVSVMTTTGYGTADFDRWNNFARGSLLVLMFIGGCAGSTGGGMKVIRHVLFYKILLREIELSYRPRVVRLVRIGGTTADDPAMLRGIMVYFCLILGIFIASWMLLVTFEPSSTWGYNGDVSVAAEDNTLDEKLLDCASAVAATLNNIGPGLGVVGATQNYAGFSQGAKFLFVWLMLLGRVEVFSVLVLIFPTFWRRT is encoded by the coding sequence ATGAGCTTCAGTTTGCCGTTTGCGTTTCCCGTTTTGGCCAACCGAACGCACTTGCCGGCGGCCGAAGCGATGGAGCGTGATGGCATTCGCGGTTTGGTGTTGAGCATGGCGATCAGCATGTTGATCGGGGCCGTGTTGTTGGTCAGCGGGCGTGGCAACCGCGGCAAACCGCTGTTTCGCAAAGAAGCCATGGCCGTCGTCGGGCTCAGTTGGGTGATGGCGACCGTCTTGGGTGCCTTGCCCTACTATTTGAGCGGCACCGAAATCGCCGCCGATCAACCGATCACGTTTATCGAGGCGATGTTCGAATCACAGTCGGGGTTCAGCACGACCGGAGCGACGGTGTTGACGGACCTTGAGAACCCGACCGCCGTTCCTCACTGCATCTTGTTCTGGCGCAGTTGGACGCACTTCTTGGGCGGATTGGGGATCGTCGTCTTGTTCGTTGCGATTCTCGGTCAAGGATCGGCGGGCAAAGCGATGGTCCGCGCCGAAATGCCGGGGCCGAGCAAAGAAGGCAGCATGCCCCGGATGCAGCACACCGCACTGGTGTTCGCCGGCATCTACTGCGGTTTGAACGCAATCCTGACGGTCATCTACATGGCGGAAGGCATGACGCTGTTCGACGGACTGTGCCACGCCTTCGGAACCATGGCGACCGGCGGCTTCAGCACGTACAACCGATCGCTGGGAGGATTCGACAGTCCGCTGATCGAATACACCACGATCGTATTCATGATCCTGGCGGGGACCAATTTCACGCTGCTGTATTTGGCCCTGGTCGGAGGCCCACGTCGGTTGATCGAAGACGTCGAATTTCAGACCTTTGTCGGGATCATCGCCGGGCTGAGCGGTTGCATCCTGTTCTTCGGGATGCGTGCCGGGGACGTCGGATTTGAATCGCTGGGACAGGGATTTCGTAACGGCCTGTTTCAAGTCGTCTCGGTGATGACGACGACCGGCTACGGAACGGCGGACTTTGATCGTTGGAACAACTTTGCCCGCGGCAGCCTGCTCGTGCTGATGTTCATCGGCGGATGTGCCGGCAGCACCGGTGGCGGCATGAAGGTGATCCGCCACGTGTTGTTCTACAAAATCCTGCTCCGCGAAATCGAGCTGTCGTATCGCCCCCGCGTCGTCCGACTGGTTCGCATCGGCGGCACGACCGCCGACGACCCCGCCATGCTCCGCGGGATCATGGTCTACTTCTGTTTGATCCTCGGGATCTTCATCGCGTCTTGGATGTTGTTGGTCACGTTCGAACCGAGTTCCACGTGGGGATACAACGGCGACGTGTCCGTCGCCGCGGAAGACAACACGCTGGACGAAAAACTGTTGGACTGTGCCAGCGCCGTCGCCGCCACGCTCAACAACATCGGCCCCGGACTGGGTGTCGTCGGGGCGACACAGAACTACGCCGGATTCAGCCAGGGCGCGAAGTTCCTGTTCGTCTGGCTGATGCTGCTCGGACGCGTCGAAGTCTTCAGCGTGTTGGTGTTGATCTTTCCGACGTTTTGGCGCCGGACCTGA